The genomic stretch AGCAGCCCGCCAAGCCCGATAACAAGCCAACGCTCTTTTCGGTGTCGAACATTCGCCTCGAAAACGGCCAGATCACGTTCGACGACAAGCTACTCGGCGTCACGCATGTGATCGATCAATGGAAGCTCGGCATTCCGTTCATCGCCACACTGCCTTCGAAAACCGACATCTTCGTCGAGCCGTTGCTCCGTGCACGCATTGACGGCAGTCCGCTCGCTATCGACGGCAAGACCAAGCCGTTTGCAGCGTCGCGCGAATCGGAAGTGTCGCTGCGCTTCGACGGGCTCGATGTGCCGCAACTGATCTCCTACGCGCCGACCAGGCTGCCGGTGATTGTGCAGAGCGGCAAGCTGTCCACCGATCTCAAGCTTAACTTCGTGATGGCCAACGATGCGCCTTCGTTGCGCGTGGCGGGCACGGTCGATTTGAACGATGTGGATATGCGCGATCGGGGCAACGCGCCATTTTTCGCCGTGCGCGCGGTGCACGTGGCTGCCGCGACGCTTGAGCCATTGAAGAGCCTGTATCACTTCGACGATATCCGCATCGACGCGCCCAGCGCCAATCTTGCGCGTGATAAGGAAGGCGTGTTAAGTGTCGAGCGGATATTCGCGGCTGCGCCTGCTGCGGGCGCTTCGGCACCGGCGTCTGCTTCTGCACCGGCATCCGCGAAGGGCGCGTCGTCGTCCATGACGGCTCAAAACGCAGCGAGTGCACCTGTCGCGGCATCCGGTGCAAGCGCCACGGAAAAGGCCGCGCAGCCTCTGGATCTGTCGATCAAGCGTTTCGCGCTCAACGACGGCACCGTCAACGTTCACGACGAAGCCACCTCGCGTCCGGTCGATCTTGGCCTGCAAAAACTGGCCGTCACGCTGACCGATTTCTCGACGCTCGCGACTACCCCCGCGCACTACACGCTCAATACCGGCTTCAAGGACGCCGCCGGCTCGCTCGGCGTGGCTGGTGCGTTCGGCCTTGTCGCGAAGACCGCTAACGCAAAGCTCGATCTGAAGTCACTGCCCTTGCCGCTGCTGCAGCCGTACCTCGACACGGCGACGGCGGCGCAAGTGGTCGATGGCGCGCTGTCCGCCAACGCGAACATCGGGGCGAACTGGTCGAAGTCGCCAGCGGCTGTGATGGTCACCGATACGCAGCTGGATCTGCAATCGCTCAAACTCGCGGCGCGCGGCAGCAAGGAGCCGGTCGTCTCGCTCGCGCAAGGCCAGGTGACGGTTAAGCAGGTGGACGTGGCGGGACGCACGGCCGATATCACCGGTGTTGACACGACCGGCCTGGTGGTCAATGCGCAACGTCTGAAAGACGGCAGCATCGACCTCGCCGCGCTCGCCGGTCCGCATCAGGCCGAGCAGCAGCGCACGGCGATCCATGCGGTGAAGAAGGCGGAGGCGGAAGGGCCCGCGTGGCACTACAAGATCGGCGAACTCAACCTGAAAGACGCGACCGCCAATTTCACCGACAACACCACGCCGAATCCAGTGAAGCTGAGCGTGACGCCGTTGCAGTTGAAGGTGCAGCAGATCAGCGACGATTTGAGTAAGCCGCTGCCGATTGATCTGCAGGCGACGTTCAACAAGAAGGGCACGCTCGGCGTAAAAGGCGATGTCACGGCGACGCCGCTCAGGGTGGCCGTCAAGGTGAATGCGAGCCGCCTGGATGCGGCGGCCTTCGAACCGTACTTCGGCAGCAAGTTGAATGCGCTGATCGCGAGCGCGTTGCTCAACGCGAACGGCGATCTCGCGCTGAGTCAGGCGAAGGCGCTCAAAGCGACGTACCGCGGCGACGTAGCGCTCGTTGACGTGCGAATGATTGACAAGGCGACCTCGGACCCGTTCGCAGGATGGGGTTCGCTCGCGCTGACCAACCTGAAGGCCGACTACGACGAACACGGCACCGTGGTCGACGCGGGCCGCGTCACGTTCACGAAGTTCTATGGGCGTGTACTGCTCGACGCGCAAGGCAAGCTGAATCTCAAGGACGTGGTCGCGCATGAAAGCGGCGCCGCGCAATCGCTGACACGCGACAAGAGCGGTGGCCACGAGCCGGTGCCCTTGACGCCGCAGGCCGCATCGGCGCCCGAACTGGCTTCCGCGCCGGTAACGGCGTCGTCTGCTACGCCCGCCACGGTCACTGCCGCCACGCCGCCGCAAAGCCCCGTCAAACTGCACTTCGGCCAACTGGTGCTGCAACAGGGCCGCGTGACGTACACCGACAACTTCATCAAGCCGAACTTCACGGCGAACCTGGTCGGCATTCAAGGCACGGTCGGCGCGTTCGGCACACAATCGACCACCTCCGCGCCCGTGGACATTGCCGCGAAACTGGCGGCCAATGGTCCGCTGTCGATTCGCGGTACGGTCAATCCGCTGATTGCAAAGCCGGCGCTCGATCTGACTGCGAGCGCACACGATATCGAACTCACCAATCTCACGCCGTATTCGGCGAAATACGCCGGGTATCCGATCACCAAGGGCAAGCTGAACGTCGATCTGCACTACCAGCTCGATAACGATCAGTTGAACGCGAACAATCATATTTTCATCGATCAGCTCACGTTCGGCGATCACGTCGAAAACGATACGGCGACCAAGCTGCCGGTGCGTCTCGCGATCTCGCTGCTGAAAAATTCGCGTGGTGAAATCGACGTGAACCTTCCGGTATCGGGTTCGTTGTCGAATCCGGAGTTCAGCATTGGCGGGCTCATCTGGCATGCCGTGCTCAACCTCCTGGAGAAAGCTGTGACCGCGCCGTTCTCGCTGATCGCCAATGCATTCGGCGGCAGTGGCGAAGAAATGGGCTATGTCGAATTCGATCCGGGTTCGGCGACGCTTTCGGACGCTGCGGACAAGAAGCTCGACTCCATCGTGACAGCGCTGGCCGACAAGACGTCGATCCGTATCGATCTGATTGGCCGCGTCGATCCGGCGGTCGACGGGCCGGGCCTGCGTGCCCAATACGTCGAACGTGAGGTCAAGCAACAGAAGATCAAGGACGTGGTGGGCAATGGCGAGAGCGTCGATCTGTCAACCGTTACCGTGGATCCGAAGGAATACGACAAGTACTTGACCAAGGCCTACAAGGCAGCCGACTTCAAGAAACCACGCAATTTTGTCGGCTTGACCAAGAGCCTGCCCGATGACGAGATGAAGGCGGCGATGGCCGCCAATGCTCCGATCGACGACGCCAGCTTGCGTCAGCTTGCGCAGCAACGGGCGCAAGCGGTGCAGCAGTATTTCGAAGGCAAGATCGATAGCAGCCGTGTGTTTATAGTCGCGCCCAAGTTGAACGCAGATGGCATCAAGGACAAGGGTGCGACGACGCGGGTGGACTTCGGACTGAAGTGATGCGTTCAGGCGGCGCGCGTAGGCTTTTTCTTCAACACCGTCTGCTCGATCACGCGCGCGAGCGTGTCGAACGCCGGGCCGATCTTCTCGTTCGTCACGCAGGCGTATCCCAGCAATAGCCCACGTCGCGCGGGCGTCTCGCTGCTGTAGTAGGCGGCGAGCGGCCGCACGATCACGCCGGCATCGTAAGCGGCTGCCGTTACCGCGCGATCGTTCGCATGATCGGGCAGGCCGAGCACCAG from Paraburkholderia phytofirmans OLGA172 encodes the following:
- a CDS encoding DUF748 domain-containing protein; this translates as MASLNKASLASSMQTMRDVAQSRRTRRVIAGLLIFLVLFGLLGFFAAPPLIRHIAEQQLSKQLDRPATIGRIALNPYTLKLEADRVHIGERGGAGDFVDISRLIVQPSWSSLFRAAPIVDEVQLDSPRFHIVRYDAQRFNFTDLIEKFSKQPAKPDNKPTLFSVSNIRLENGQITFDDKLLGVTHVIDQWKLGIPFIATLPSKTDIFVEPLLRARIDGSPLAIDGKTKPFAASRESEVSLRFDGLDVPQLISYAPTRLPVIVQSGKLSTDLKLNFVMANDAPSLRVAGTVDLNDVDMRDRGNAPFFAVRAVHVAAATLEPLKSLYHFDDIRIDAPSANLARDKEGVLSVERIFAAAPAAGASAPASASAPASAKGASSSMTAQNAASAPVAASGASATEKAAQPLDLSIKRFALNDGTVNVHDEATSRPVDLGLQKLAVTLTDFSTLATTPAHYTLNTGFKDAAGSLGVAGAFGLVAKTANAKLDLKSLPLPLLQPYLDTATAAQVVDGALSANANIGANWSKSPAAVMVTDTQLDLQSLKLAARGSKEPVVSLAQGQVTVKQVDVAGRTADITGVDTTGLVVNAQRLKDGSIDLAALAGPHQAEQQRTAIHAVKKAEAEGPAWHYKIGELNLKDATANFTDNTTPNPVKLSVTPLQLKVQQISDDLSKPLPIDLQATFNKKGTLGVKGDVTATPLRVAVKVNASRLDAAAFEPYFGSKLNALIASALLNANGDLALSQAKALKATYRGDVALVDVRMIDKATSDPFAGWGSLALTNLKADYDEHGTVVDAGRVTFTKFYGRVLLDAQGKLNLKDVVAHESGAAQSLTRDKSGGHEPVPLTPQAASAPELASAPVTASSATPATVTAATPPQSPVKLHFGQLVLQQGRVTYTDNFIKPNFTANLVGIQGTVGAFGTQSTTSAPVDIAAKLAANGPLSIRGTVNPLIAKPALDLTASAHDIELTNLTPYSAKYAGYPITKGKLNVDLHYQLDNDQLNANNHIFIDQLTFGDHVENDTATKLPVRLAISLLKNSRGEIDVNLPVSGSLSNPEFSIGGLIWHAVLNLLEKAVTAPFSLIANAFGGSGEEMGYVEFDPGSATLSDAADKKLDSIVTALADKTSIRIDLIGRVDPAVDGPGLRAQYVEREVKQQKIKDVVGNGESVDLSTVTVDPKEYDKYLTKAYKAADFKKPRNFVGLTKSLPDDEMKAAMAANAPIDDASLRQLAQQRAQAVQQYFEGKIDSSRVFIVAPKLNADGIKDKGATTRVDFGLK